A genomic window from Ascaphus truei isolate aAscTru1 chromosome 1, aAscTru1.hap1, whole genome shotgun sequence includes:
- the LOC142464145 gene encoding uncharacterized protein LOC142464145: protein MLLLYIVAPEGHVSPETEQVSSPGSASSTHLEEHDEEDFDDDDDDDDDDAAAAAAIDTQIQASDHEEVPIETVLPPKRPANTTYDAIVASEGKIVEAENRRHSDLMTVLERMIALQEETVSQLAHLHRVFIEVPKQLQKINTSFEALVVQQTQANYWRMTNVPQFNTSQPGSVHAGQFSPHSSDIHSPGPNVTGQVADIAVQVPDDILPLPSVQIQQQTPTKEATKTKQDTHETDQPSLVQCLPTCSHVSVGTSPVREQSLPKSPVGESLAKSPVGESLPKSPVGESLPKSPVGESLPKSPVGESLPKSPVGESLPKSPVGESLATSPVGESLATSPVGEQSLATSPAREVPEATQSGSVVPKVGGKRKRKIQETTSRPVTRSQKEQKK from the exons atgttattgttatatatagttgcccctgaaggacatgtgtcacctgagactgaacaagtgtcttcacctgggtcagccagctcaacacacctagaag aacatgatgaagaggattttgatgatgatgatgatgatgatgatgatgatgccgccgccgccgccgccatagacacacaaatacaagcaagtgaccatgaagaggttccaattgaaactgttttaccgccaaaacgtccagcaaataccacatatgatgcaattgtagcttctgagggaaaaattgtggaagcagaaaatcgtcgccattctgacctgatgacagtgctggaaaggatgattgcactgcaggaagaaacagtttcacaattggcacatctccacagagtcttcattgaagtgcctaaacagttgcaaaaaatcaacacctcattcgaagcattagttgttcagcaaacacaagctaattactggagaatgactaatgtaccacaattcaacacctcccagccaggatctgttcatgcaggtcagttttcaccacattcatctgatattcattcaccaggcccaaatgttaccggtcaagtagcagacattgctgtgcaggttcctgatgacatcctaccgctgccatctgtacaaattcagcagcagacacctacaaaggaggcgacaaaaacaaaacaagacacacatgaaacagaccaaccatcacttgtgcagtgtctaccaacttgctcacatgtgtcagtgggcacaagccctgtccgtgaacagtcactacccaaaagccctgtaggtgagtcactggccaaaagccctgtaggtgaatcgctgcccaaaagccctgtaggtgaatcgctgcccaaaagccctgtaggtgaatcgctgcccaaaagccctgtaggtgaatcgctgcccaaaagccctgtaggtgaatcactgcccaaaagccctgtaggtgagtcactggccacaagccctgtaggtgagtcactggccacaagccccgtaggtgaacagtcactggccacaagccctgcccgtgaagtgccagaggccactcaaagtggctctgttgtgcctaaagttggtggcaaaagaaaaaggaaaattcaagagacaacaagcaggcctgttactcgctcgcaaaaggaacaaaaaaaataa